Within the Polymorphobacter megasporae genome, the region CCCGTCCGTGACACCAAAGGCCGCCTCGTCACCGCGCGCCTGCGTCTCCGTCAGTGGGACGATGCGGATCATGCGCCGTTCGCGGCGATGAACGCCGATCCGCGGGTGATGGCGCATTTCCCGGCGCTGCTGTTCCGCAACGAGAGCGACGCGATCATCACCCGCCAGAGCGCGGCGATCAAAGCCACCGGCCTCGGCTTCTGGGCGATCGAGACGTTGTCGACCAACCGCTTCATCGGCTTCACCGGAATTCAGCCGGTGACGATCAGCAGCCCGATCCACGGCGAGTTCGAGATTGGCTGGCGGCTCGGCCGCAACGACTGGGGCATGGGCTATGCGCTCGAAGCCGCGCGCGCGGCGCTGCACGTCGCCTTCGTCGAGCGCGAGCTGACGTCGGTCGTGGCGATGACGGTGCCGCGCAACACGCGGTCGTGGGGGCTGATGGAGCGGCTCGGCATGGTTCGCCGCGAGGATCTCGACTTCGACCACCCCGAACTGCCCGACGGCCACCCGCTCCTCCGCCACATCGTCTATTCCATCGACGCGCCGCACGAGTGAGCGGGGAGGGGGGATAGTGAAGGGAAGACTGGTCGGAGCGACAGGATTCGAACCTGCGACCCCTTCACCCCCAGCGAAGTGCGCTACCAGGCTGCGCCACGCTCCGACCGAAGGCGCGGTTTAGGGGGCCGAGGAGGGAAGCGCAAGCGCGGTGACGCTTACGACTCGATCGCATACTGCTTGAGCAGGTCGTACAGCGTCGGGCGGCTGATGCCGAGGAGCTTGCTCGTCGTCGACAGATTGCCCTCGGTCCGTGCGAGCGCGAGGCGGATCGCCTTGCGGTCGGCGTCTTCACGGACCAGCTTCAGGTTGAGCGACGCCGCGTCCTTGCCGCCAAGATCGAGGTCAACGGCGTCTAGCAGCGGATTTTCGGCCATGATCACCGCGCGCTTGAGCTTATTCTCGAGCTCGCGGACATTGCCCGGCCAGTGCCAGTCGTTGAGCGCGGTCAGCGCCGCGGGGGTGAAGCCCTTGAACGTCCGGCCGTGCTCGCGCCCGAACTTGGCGAGGAAGTGGTGCGCGAGCAAGGTCGCGTCGCCGTGGCGCGCCGCGAGCGACGGGATGCGGACGATGATCTCGGCGAGGCGATAGTAGAGGTCCTCGCGGAAACGCCCGGCGATGATCATCGCCTCGAGGTCCTGGTGGGTCGCGCAGACGATGCGGACATCGACCGGGATCGCCCGCCGTCCGCCGATCCGCTCGATCACGCGCTCCTGGAGGAAGCGGAGCAGTTTGACCTGAAGCGGGAGCGGCACGTCGCCGATCTCGTCGAGGAACAAGGTGCCGCCCTCGGCGAGCTCGATCTTCCCCTCGGTGGTCTTGGCGGCGCCGGTGTACGCGCCCTTTTCATAGCCGAAGAGTTCTGACTCGAGCAGGTTCTCGGGGATCGCGGCGCAGTTGATCGCGACGAACGGCTTGCCCTTGCGCAGGCTCGCCTCGTGGAGGCCGCGCGCGAGCAGTTCCTTGCCGGTCCCGCTGGCGCCGAGCAGCATCACCGTGACGTCGGCGGTGGCGACGCGCTCGATCATCCGCGCGACCTTGAGCATCTCGGGAGCGCCGGTGATGATGCCTCCGAGAACGTCGCCGCCGGCCTGTGCCGCGGTCAGCCGCCGGTTTTCGGCCTCGAGGTCGTGGACGTGATACGCGCGCCGGACGATCATGCCGAGCTCGTCGATGTCGATCGGCTTGGCGTAGAAGTCGAACGCCCCGCTCGCAATCGCGCGGAGGCCGCTTGCGCGCGCACCGTGGCCCGAGGCGACGATCACCTTGGTCCCGGGCTTGATCCGGAGAATCGCATCGAGCGTGGCGAAGCCCTCGCTGGTGCCGTCGGGATCGGGCGGCAGGCCGAGGTCGAGCGTGACGACGGCGGGCGAATGTTCCTCGACCGCGTCGAGCGCGGTGGCGCGATCGCCGGCGGTAACGACGTCATAATCCTCATAGCTCCAGCGTAATTGCCGCTGCAGCCCCTCGTCGTCCTCGACCACCAGTAATTTCCGTGACGCAATCGGACTATTCAAGCACTTATCCTCATCGGGCTCTCGACCCCTGTCCGCGATTGCGACGCCGCGATCAACAGGGCGAGGGGCAGTCGGATGGTGAAAATGCTCCCTTCGCCCTCGCGGCTCGTGACATCGAGGCGGCCGCCAGCGGCGCGGACGAGCTCGCGCGCCTCATACGCCCCGATGCCGAAACCGCCCGCCTTGGTCGAACGGAACGGCTTGAACAACTCGTTGCGGACGAACGCCGGCGACATACCCGAGCCGTGGTCGGCAATCTCGATCACCGCCGTCGCCGCATCCTGCCGCAGGTCGACCTGGATCGCCGCACCGGGCTGGCTTGCTTCGATCGCGTTCTGGATCAGGTGGCCGAACAGTTGCTCGAGGCGAACCGGGTCGGCGGTGACGAACAGCTGCTCGCGCGCCTGCGCAAGCTCGAGCGCCGCGTGCTGGCGCGATTTGACCGAAACGATCTCGGCGAGGAGGAGCGCGAGGTCGACCGCCTCGCCATGTTCGGCGCGACCCGACGTGCGCTGGGCGAGGCGGGCGAGCAAGTCGTTCATCTTCCCGACCGATCCTTGGAGCGTCGCGACCATGTCGGCGCGGAACGCCGGGTTGTCAGCATGGCGCTCGGCGTTGCGCGCAACGAGGCTGAGCTGGCTGACGAGGTTCTTGATGTCGTGCATTATGAAGGCGAAACGGCGATTGAATTCGTCGAATTTGCCGGCCTCGTCGAGCTCGGCCTGGGTCGAGGCCTCGGCGATATAGCTCGCCGACTGGCGGCCGAGCGTCCGCAATAGCTCGAAATCTTCCCAGTTGAGAGTCCGCGCAACGACGGTCCGCTCGACGACGATAAAGCCCTTGAGCGAGTCGAGATAAAGCAACGGCACGATCAGCCACGCGCGCCGGTCGCCCGCTGCCCAGGGCGGGAGGACGAGGCCGTCATAATCGCCCTCGCCATCGCGCAATTCGTCGAGATCGACGATCCGCTGGCGGACCGTCAGGAACGTCGCCAGGTCGCCATCGACCGCGACCGCGCTCGGCACGAAGCCTTTGTAGTGCCACTGCGCGAGGACGTCGAACTTGCCGTCGTCGCCGGGAGCGAACAGCGCTCCGCCGGGCGAATCGACGACGGTGCACACCGCCTCAACGACGCGCTCGGGTAGGCGACCCTTGTCGGCATCGACCCCCGACACGGTCTGGATGAAGCGCAGCCATTCGGTTCGGTAATCGTAGCGGTAGGCGAAGAAATGCTTCGAAATCTGGATCCGCAGCATCGCCCGGTAGCGCGGCAGGACGAAGACGGTCGACCCAAGAATGATCGTCGCGAACAGGAA harbors:
- the prsK gene encoding XrtA/PEP-CTERM system histidine kinase PrsK, coding for MQLTDVGIISHLIACVGFSALALSVLMRPQRDGASSWLVIAALVTAAWAGDFVLSARLGGGYALLLSPMETLRTASWIGFLVALLRTSWALDDRLSSSFIIASAIGFVTAMQFGLDFVDIVGSHGGSLHARPVIAALFVVGRLTVAISGLVLIHNLYVNAEPGSRIGIRLLCIGLAGFFVYDLNLYTLRFLLGSMSSDLFNIRGAVDAIVVPLLLLSARQAWVARVQVSRQVVFHTMSMSIIGGYLIIMALTAYGLRLVGGDWGRLLQITFLFATIILGSTVFVLPRYRAMLRIQISKHFFAYRYDYRTEWLRFIQTVSGVDADKGRLPERVVEAVCTVVDSPGGALFAPGDDGKFDVLAQWHYKGFVPSAVAVDGDLATFLTVRQRIVDLDELRDGEGDYDGLVLPPWAAGDRRAWLIVPLLYLDSLKGFIVVERTVVARTLNWEDFELLRTLGRQSASYIAEASTQAELDEAGKFDEFNRRFAFIMHDIKNLVSQLSLVARNAERHADNPAFRADMVATLQGSVGKMNDLLARLAQRTSGRAEHGEAVDLALLLAEIVSVKSRQHAALELAQAREQLFVTADPVRLEQLFGHLIQNAIEASQPGAAIQVDLRQDAATAVIEIADHGSGMSPAFVRNELFKPFRSTKAGGFGIGAYEARELVRAAGGRLDVTSREGEGSIFTIRLPLALLIAASQSRTGVESPMRISA
- a CDS encoding GNAT family N-acetyltransferase, yielding MIEAPPVRDTKGRLVTARLRLRQWDDADHAPFAAMNADPRVMAHFPALLFRNESDAIITRQSAAIKATGLGFWAIETLSTNRFIGFTGIQPVTISSPIHGEFEIGWRLGRNDWGMGYALEAARAALHVAFVERELTSVVAMTVPRNTRSWGLMERLGMVRREDLDFDHPELPDGHPLLRHIVYSIDAPHE
- the prsR gene encoding PEP-CTERM-box response regulator transcription factor is translated as MNSPIASRKLLVVEDDEGLQRQLRWSYEDYDVVTAGDRATALDAVEEHSPAVVTLDLGLPPDPDGTSEGFATLDAILRIKPGTKVIVASGHGARASGLRAIASGAFDFYAKPIDIDELGMIVRRAYHVHDLEAENRRLTAAQAGGDVLGGIITGAPEMLKVARMIERVATADVTVMLLGASGTGKELLARGLHEASLRKGKPFVAINCAAIPENLLESELFGYEKGAYTGAAKTTEGKIELAEGGTLFLDEIGDVPLPLQVKLLRFLQERVIERIGGRRAIPVDVRIVCATHQDLEAMIIAGRFREDLYYRLAEIIVRIPSLAARHGDATLLAHHFLAKFGREHGRTFKGFTPAALTALNDWHWPGNVRELENKLKRAVIMAENPLLDAVDLDLGGKDAASLNLKLVREDADRKAIRLALARTEGNLSTTSKLLGISRPTLYDLLKQYAIES